The following are from one region of the Rhipicephalus microplus isolate Deutch F79 chromosome 1, USDA_Rmic, whole genome shotgun sequence genome:
- the LOC142766540 gene encoding uncharacterized protein LOC142766540, whose protein sequence is MRLTDTLRSFLEDDQIYKLFSKAPNDQGERPLKDISDGAKYLEHPGRCRYDFSLFWNTDGVQVFKSAAKSLWPLHCIIPELPPLMRKKFQILTLLWFGTKPTINTFLKPFCAEVRELATEGLTWRHPETGKSVISYVTAPLSSVDAVARAMLQGVKQFNGLYGCSFCEHPGVLHSLGKQGRVRVYPPGKRYFSRNSRRMRQHAALAVQTGHPVKGVKGPTILHLLPHFDCGAGFVVDYMHCVLLGVVRMLISLWFETKYHKSPWYLGGKIKLIDSQLLSIRPPDYVTRTPRSIKHCRYWKASELRAWLLFYSFPILRNVLPDVYLHHLSLLISAIYILLSESITQEQVDVAEQLLVKFVDEQKVLYGERFCSFNVHQLTHIADSVRNWGPLWAASAFMFEDRNGQLLRLIKGTQAIEKQLATLVGVSTAVSVLHKRVRPLSPAEFVLSKLDSVHFSKVSVPNGTVFHGLPCQTNVAVKAVLTRFFQTANNVTAYKKVTVNSETFSSALCTNQLRRNNFTIMWIVGEQQMFASVHCFVKWEGQLFLVVKRLYEHGDEQAAIAPRHIIQVRTSEHLDVVPAPSKMTKCVRVLDFVIISPNFFELNL, encoded by the coding sequence ATGAGGCTCACAGATACATTGCGGTCATTTCTAGAAGACGATCAGATTTACAAGCTTTTTTCCAAAGCACCTAACGATCAAGGAGAGCGGCCGTTGAAGGATATATCAGACGGTGCGAAATACCTGGAACATCCCGGTCGTTGTAGATACGATTTTTCCCTTTTTTGGAATACTGACGGTGTCCAGGTATTCAAGAGTGCAGCGAAATCTCTCTGGCCACTTCACTGCATCATACCAGAGCTGCCACCCCTCATGCGCAAGAAATTCCAGATTTTGACTCTCTTGTGGTTTGGAACAAAACCCACGATTAATACTTTTTTAAAGCCTTTCTGTGCAGAAGTAAGGGAACTCGCAACAGAGGGACTGACCTGGCGGCATccggagacaggaaagagcgtaaTTTCATATGTCACTGCTCCGTTATCATCTGTAGATGCCGTTGCAAGAGCAATGCTTCAAGGCGTTAAGCAATTCAATGGACTTTATGGCTGCTCTTTTTGTGAGCACCCAGGTGTGCTTCATTCGCTGGGGAAACAAGGACGTGTGCGGGTCTATCCACCAGGGAAAAGATATTTCTCTAGGAATAGTCGGCGAATGAGACAACACGCTGCACTCGCGGTTCAAACAGGACACCCTGTAAAAGGCGTGAAAGGGCCGACAATTTTGCATCTTTTGCCTCATTTCGATTGTGGAGCTGGATTTGTGGTAGACTACATGCATTGTGTGCTTCTTGGGGTGGTGCGAATGTTGATTTCCTTGTGGTTTGAGACAAAATATCACAAGAGTCCATGGTACCTAGGTGGAAAAATTAAGTTGATTGATAGCCAGCTTCTTTCTATTAGACCTCCAGATTATGTCACCAGAACACCACGGTCAATTAAGCACTGCCGTTATTGGAAAGCAAGCGAGTTGCGTGCATggcttttattttattcatttccaATTTTACGAAATGTTCTCCCCGATGTATACCTTCACCACTTGAGCCTCCTTATTAGTGCTATCTACATACTGCTCTCTGAATCAATTACTCAGGAGCAGGTGGATGTTGCTGAGCAGCTTTTGGTGAAGTTTGTGGATGAGCAAAAGGTATTGTATGGGGAGAGATTTtgttcctttaacgtgcaccagttGACACACATAGCAGATTCTGTGAGAAACTGGGGTCCCCTCTGGGCCGCTTCGGCATTTATGTTTGAAGATAGAAATGGCCAGCTACTTCGCCTCATAAAGGGTACACAAGCAATTGAAAAGCAGCTTGCGACATTGGTTGGAGTTAGCACTGCTGTGAGTGTACTTCACAAACGAGTCAGACCTCTCTCTCCTGCTGAGTTTGTATTGAGCAAGCTGGACAGTGTTCATTTTAGCAAAGTTTCAGTACCCAATGGCACTGTGTTTCATGGACTACCTTGCCAAACAAATGTAGCAGTGAAAGCAGTCCTTACACGGTTTTTTCAAACTGCTAACAACGTAACTGCCTACAAAAAAGTCACCGTGAACTCTGAAACTTTCTCTTCTGCTTTATGCACCAACCAGCTCCGAAGGAACAACTTTACAATAATGTGGATTGTTGGAGAACAACAAATGTTTGCTTCAGTTCATTGCTTCGTCAAATGGGAAGGTCAGTTGTTTCTTGTGGTCAAGAGGCTTTATGAGCATGGTGATGAGCAGGCAGCAATCGCACCACGGCACATTATACAAGTTCGTACGAGTGAGCACCTAGATGTAGTCCCGGCTCCATCTAAAATGACCAAGTGCGTAAGAGTTTTGGACTTTGTGATAATTTCTCCAAACTTTTTTGAGTTGAACTTGTAG